TCGCGAAAGAGCACATGCATCACGCTCAACGCGAGCAGCAGATCGCTTCCTGGCTTCACTGCAAGATGCGTGTCCGCCAGCGCAGCCGTGCGTGTGCGATACGGATCGATGACCACGAGCTTCGCGCCTTCGCGCCGTGCCTGCTCGATGAACGGCCACAGATGAATGTTGTTGCCGTGAATGTTCGCGCCCCACGCAATGATGAGACCAGCGTTCGCAAACTCCTGTGGAGACGTGCCGACGCGCGTGCCGTACACGCGATTCAACGCCTCCGCACCGGCGCTCGCGCAGATCGTGCGATCGAGCTGCGACGCACCGAAGCGATGGAAGAACCGGCGATCCATCGACGCGTATCCGAGCTGGCCGATCGTGCCCGCGTAGCTATACGGCAGCACACTTTCAGGGCCATGCTCTGCTGCGATCGACGTCAGCTTCGCGGTGATCTCGTCGAGAGCTTCGTCCCACGAAATGCGCTCGAAGGCGTTCGCCTCTTCCCCCTTCGGCAGCGGCCCTTTCTTCACACCGCGCTTGCGGCGCATCGGATAGAGCAACCGCTCGGGCGAATACACGCGCTCCAGATAACGCGCCACCTTGCCACACAGAAAGCCTCGCGTCACAGGATGCGCGGGATCGCCCTGCACCTTCGTCGCCCGTCCGGTCAGCTCATCCACCGTCACCAGCACGCCGCACGAATCCGGGCAATCGTGTGTGCAGACAGCGTGAATCTGGCGCGTAGACATACTTCGATTGTAGTCTCGTGAAGTACGAGGAGAGTTCCCATGCATCGCATCCGCACTGCCTGCCTGACCGCATGTCTACTGCTTGCCGGACCCATGCTCGGCGGCTCTTTGCTGCACGCGCAGACCAGCGCCGACGAGCAGGCAATTCGCACGGCGATGCAGCGCTCCGCCGATGACTGGAACCGCGGCGACCTCGACAGCTTCGCCACGGTGTACAAGAACTCTCCCGACACAATCTTCATGGGGTCGACCGTGAGCCGCGGTTATGCCGGCATGTTGAAGACCTACAAAGCGCACTACGCCACCGCCGAAGCGCGCGGCGTGCTCACCTTCTCCAACGTCGAGGTGCATCTGCTCGATGCGAACGTCGCTACGATGATCGGCAACTGCCACATCGAACGCACAAGCGGCAAGAACGACGACTGCCTCTATTCGCTCATCTGGCAGAAGACCGCCGAGGGCTGGAAGATCGTTCTCGACCACTCCACCGCAGCGCCGGGGAAGAAGTCGTGAGCGAAGTGCTGCTGGAGGCGAAAGACCTCACCAAAGAGTACGGCGCGCATCGCGTGGTCGACAGCGTGTCGCTGACGCTGCATCGCGGTGAAACGCTTGGTCTCGTCGGCGAGTCCGGCTCGGGCAAAAGCACCGTTGCGCGCATGATGCTGCGACTGGTGGAGCCGACGAGCGGCAGCGTCACTCTGCATCGCGACGGCCATGCGCTTGATCTGCTGAAGCTCTCCGCGCGTGAGATGCGTGCGCAACGTCGCGACCTCGGCATGGTCTTCCAGGACCCGTACGCCGCGTTGAATCCGCGCATGACGGTGCGGCAGATCCTCTCCGAACCGTTTGCTATTCATGGCGTGAAGCCTGCGGAAAGTCTTGATGCCGCGCTGCAAACGTTGCTGCGCGAAGTGGGGCTCGATGGTTCCGCGCTTGCACGCTATCCGCATGAGTTTTCGGGGGGGCAGCGGCAACGCGTGAACATCGCTCGCGCACTGGCTCTGCGACCCGAAGTGTTGGTGCTCGACGAGCCTGTGAGTGCGCTGGATGTTTCGGTAGGCGCGCAGGTGATTAACCTGCTGTGCGAGTTGCAGCGCACACGCCAACTCACGTGCCTGTTCATCTCTCACTCGATGCCGCTGGTGCGTTACTTCTGCCATCGCGTAGCGGTGATGCAGCGCGGCAAGCTGGTCGAAGAAGGTTCGTGGCAGCAGGTGTGCGAAGCGCCGCAGGAGGCATATACGCAGCAGCTGCTCGCAGCAACGCCAGAGCTCTAGTCCAAGCATCCCCAACCTTTGGGCGCCGCACATCTGCGCCGCATTCGTGCCGATGTGGAGAGTGAGAATCCCGGCGCGCCTTCATCCTGCGAACATACGTCTCAAGATCGAAAACGTGGGGCACCCGGTTCTGTGCGGGCTTATGAAACGGGCTACTGCGGCTTGCGCTGTTCGTCGCAGACGTTGCGCAGATAATCCCACGAGTACAAGCCTGCTTCGTGGCCATCGTTCCAGGTAAAGCGTAGCGCATACTTGCCCACCGGCGTCACCTCGCGCGGACGCGCAGGCGCTTCAAACATCGGCAATACGGCCTTGGGCTTCGGCTTGGCCTCGCCCGGCTCGCGGCCTTCGGCTTCACGCTCTTCATTGCAGGTCGCGCAGGGACAGGCCAGGCGTAACCACGCAAAGCTCCATGAGCTCTTGTGGCCGTCGCGCCACTCAATCTCCATGCCCGTGCCGCCGGTCTTGTCGACGCGCACCTTCGCGGGCTGAATTGCAGCTCCGGTCAGCTTGACGATCGCGGCTTCGCGCGCGGCCTCAGCGGCGCTGACAAACTTAATCTCGTGGCTCATGCAGCGTATTGTCTCCAGAAGAAGTATGCGGCAATCAGGCTGCCGGTCGCCACTACGATGCCGCGCAGCACCTCGCCGTTCACACGTTTGGCGAACTTCGCTCCGCCCCAGCCACCAAACCCCGCAAACACCATCGAGATCAGGCAGTAGTGCCACAGCACAGCGCCGGTGAGGACGAAGGTGACGATCGCGACGAAGTTTGAAGTCGTCGCAGCGACAACCTTCATCGCATTCAGTTCATGCATGTCTTCCATGCCAAAGAGCGCGAGCACGGTCATCACCAGAAAGCCGCCGCCCGCGCCAAAATAGCCGATGTAAAAGCAGATCGGAAGCAGCGCCAACGACAACGGCAGCCAGGGAATCGGCTTGTCGGCATGGTGTTTCGACGCGCGCTTGCGCATCCAGCGCGAGAGCGGTCCGCTCACGCCGAAGACGACTGTGCCGATCAGGATGAGCCACGGAATCAGTCGCAGGAACGTATTCTGCGCCGTGTGCAGCAGCGTCTCCGCGCCGAGGACCGCGCCGACAAGGCAGGTGCCCAGCACCGTGGGCAGCAGGTCTCTGCGAACGTCATTGCGCAGCGTTGCCAGCGAGGTCAACTGCCCCGGCCACAGTGCGACGGTGTTCGTCGCATTCGCCTGCACCGGCAGAACGCCGACGCCGAGCATCGCCGGAAACGAAATGAACGATCCACCGCCGGCCATCGCGTTCATGACGCCCGCAATGGTCGATGCGGCAACCATCCAGATGTAGCGCAGATGCGGAATGTGATGGAAAAACGGCACTTCCACCATTCTATGGCGGCGAAGTACGTCGCTAATCGACGCCGCAGAGCGTCAGCGCTTCGTCAACCGTTGTCGCGACCAGCAAACGCTCGCGGTTCTTTGGCTTCAACACGCCCTCGCGCACGCAAACATCCAGGAACTCGAGCAGCTTGTCGTAGAAGCCTCCAAGATTGAGCAGCACCACCGGCTTCTCATGCAGTTTCAACTGCTGCCAGGTGATCACCTCGAAGAGTTCTTCCATGGTGCCGAAGCCGCCGGGCAGCACGAGAAACGCGTCGGCCCGCTCCATCATCAGCGCCTTGCGTGTGTGCATCGTGTCCACAACGTGCAGTTCGCTGACGCCGTTGTGTGCCACTTCGAGGTCCACCAGCACCTGAGGGATGACACCGATCGCTCGTCCGCCACCTCGCAGCACCGCATCGGCAACCGCTCCCATCAGTCCTACGGTGGCACCGCCGTACACCACACCCAGCTGACGCGCAGCCAACGCCGCACCCAGCTCCTCAGCGGCTTCGCGATACACAGGACGCGCGCCGGCAGCCGACGCACAATACACCGCAATATTTTTCACGCTCATGCAGCCAGCATACAAGCCCTATTGCCCGAGCAACATACGCACGAAGGTCTGCACCGGCTCGCTCCGCGGACTGAAGCGCTCACGCACCAGACGCTGTGCGCCGCGCTCCAACTGCTGGCGCTTCGTGGTCGACTCCATCGCTTCCACGACGGCAGCCGCAAACGACTCTGCGTCATCCGCAACGCTGATCGCGTCTGTGGTCCACGCCTCCAGCCCTTGCACACCGACGCTGGTCGACACGATGGCCTTGCCGTAGCTCAACGCCTCGAGCAGCTTGATCTTGATGCCGCTGCCTACGAGCAGCGGCACCACGCAAAGCGCCGCGCGATCGTAGAGTTCGTTCAGCGTATCCACACGGCCCAGCAACATGACGCCTGGCTGATGGAACTCCGCCAACTCCGCGCCGCAGACGCTGCCTGCGATCTCGATCGTTGCATCGGGCACACTCGCTCGCACGCGCGGCCACACCTCTGCGAGAAAGAACTGCAGTCCCGTGACATTGGGCAGGATGTTGCCGCCGACGAAGAAGCAGTGATGCGGCCGCACATCGCGCGCGGTGAACATCGGCTTCAACACGATCGGCTGCACCATCACTGTTGACTGCAGCTTCGTGCGCAGGAGTTCCGCCTCGGCTGCCTGCGCGGCAAGCACCACCTTCGGGGCGTTCAACCAGTCAATCTCTGTGGCTTCGTCAATCGCAGGGCAATCGAGCTCCGCGCCCGCAGACAACATGCGTTGCACGCGCGCCGAAAGCAGATCGTGCGCGATCACCATCGTCGGCAACTGCGACGGAAGCTGCGCGAACAGTGGCGCCCAGAACGCATAGTTCGCGATGACGCATGTAGCGCCGAAGCGTTGTGCCTCGCGCCCAGCCGCAGCCACCTCTGCATCCGTTGCGACGGTCAGGTCCCACGCGTTGGTGTAGAGCGCTTCGCCATATAACTTCTTCACCGCCCACGCGAGCGGCTTGAAGATCGACAACCGCTTGGCTGCGCGACACACATCGCGCGACCAAGCCTTCGCCCACATCGTCCGGACGTACAACGAACCCATGCGCAGATAGCCCGGCACACGAAAACGAACGCCCGCAGGAAACTCCGCCTGCCTGCGAAACACCATCTTCGGCGAGCGGCTACAGGCCAGCGTGCAGAAGACCTCTACCTCGCAACCCTCTGCGCGCAGCAGCTCCAACAGCCCCAGCACCAGGGTGGTGCTGCCGCTTCGCTGATGCAGCACGGGTTCACGCGTGACCAGCAGAACCCGCGGAGGATGTGAAGGCGCCATGCCACTTGTATATCAAGCCTTTGGCTCAACGGCGTTGGCATACGCAGCAGCACCGCAGAAAAATAGGGAGGGTCGTCGTGGCACGAACCCTCCCAAAGCTGATTGTCGATGTGGCTTACTGCGGCTTACTTCAGCGTGATGGTCGCGCCTTCGAATTCGCTGGTGACGCCGCCAAGCACGATGCTGCCATCGGCGCGCGTGATCTTGTCGCCCTGTGCGACCAGCACCTTCGTGCTGCCGCCTGCGGCTACCGTCACTGAAGCGCTGCCGGTCTGCACCGTGATGTCTGCATTGCTGGCGTTCTTGAGCGTGAGGCTCACAGCCTTGGTCTTGTGGAAGAAAGCGCTCACCGGAGCGTGCATCGAAACGGGCTGTGCGCTGGCGGCGATGGGGGCGAAGGCAACGACGGCGGCAGCCATCGCGAAGGTAGCGGAAACGAGACGACGGTTCATGATGATTCTCCTCAAACTCGGTTAGGTATGTGTGAGGAGGTTCACCTTGTCGTGACCTTCTCAACGCACTCTGCACTACGCGAGATAACGCTGAGTGGTTCCGTAGAAGATGAACTTTTTTGAAAGTTTTTTCTTCATCGTTTCGACACAAACTTTTGCATCCGCACACGCTCAGCCGCGCGTTTTCTATGCGCCGCATCGGTCGCAGAACATCCTCAGCTTGCGACAGTAAGATGAATACGTGGCCGATCTTCTCTCCAACATGAACCCGCAGCAACGCGATGGCATCGTCTCTGTCGATGGCCCGGTGCTGCTGCTCGCGGGCGCAGGCTCGGGCAAGACGCGTGTGATCACGCACCGCATCGCGTACCTCATTCAAGAGCGCGGCATCAGCCCGGACAACATCCTCGCCGTGACCTTCACCAACAAGGCCGCGAAAGAGATGCAGGAGCGCGTCGAGAAGATCATGGGGCATGACTCGCTCGCGAAGCCGACGATTGCGACCTTCCATAGCTTCTGCGTGCGCGCACTGCGTCGCGACATCGAAGCGCTGCGCGTCGGCGGCAAAGGCCTCACCAAGAGCTTTGCGATCTACGACGAGAACGATCAGCAGGCCGTCATCAAGTCCGCACTCAAGCGCATCGGCATCGATGACAAGTCGCTGAAGCCGCGCGTAGTGCTCGGCCGCATTTCGTGGGCCAAGAACCACATGATCGACCCGCAGGAGTACTTCCTGAACTCAGGAAACCCTGCTGAAGAAAAAATCGCGCACCTCTTCAAGATCTACAAAGACGAGCTCTTCAAAGCCAACGCGCTCGACTTCGACGATCTGCTGCTCGAAACCGTGCGTCTGCTCAAGAGCGACGCCAGCGTGCGCGAGCGCTACAACCGCAAGTACAAGTACCTGCTCATCGACGAGTATCAGGACACCAACCGTCCGCAGTACGAGCTGATGAAGCTGCTCGGCACGCACTCGAACGTCTGCGTCGTCGGCGATGAAGACCAGTCGATCTACTCCTGGCGTGGCGCGGACATTCGCAACATCCTCGAGTTTGAAAAAGACTTCCCCGAGGCGCGCACCATTCGCCTCGAACAGAACTACCGCTCGACAGCCGTGATCCTCGAAGGCGCGAGCGCGGTTGTTGCGAAGAACACGCAGCGCAAGGGCAAGAACCTCTTCACCACGCGTGAAGGCGGCTCGCTCATCGGCTACTACGAAGCGCCCGACGGCGAGAACGAAGCGCTCTTCATCGCCGACCGCGTCGCAAAGTATCTGCGCGAGGCCGCTGCCGGCACGGACAACCCCGCGCACAACCCGCGCTGCGCCGTGCTCTATCGCACGAACTCGCAGTCGCGGCTCGTGGAAGAAGCGCTGCGTCGCTACCAGGTGAAGTACCACATGGTCGGCGGCTTCAGCTTCTATGACCGCTCGGAAATCAAGGACATGCTCAGCTACCTGAAGCTGGTGCAGAATCCGCATGACTCCGTCGCGCTCGGTCGCGTCGTCAACTCGCCGCCGCGTGGCATCGGCAAGACCACGATGGAGACGCTCGAGAACATGGCGTTGAGCACGGGCACCAGCACGTGGGACGCTATCGCCGCCGCCATCAAGGACAAGCTGCTGCCCGCGCGCGCACTCACCGCGCTCGGCAACTTCCGCCGCTTGATCGACGACGCCCGCGCCATGATGGGCCCGGAGTTCCTGCAAGCGCTCGAAGCCTCCGCGCAACCTGTGACGCTGCCGCCAGCCGATGACGAGCGCCACGAAAACCTTGCCGCTGACGATTACTTCAACTCGGAACCCGAAACTCAAAACTCATCACTCGAAGCAAACGGTGACGACACCGCCTTTGACTTCGGTTTCGCCGAAGAAGAGCCCGCGCCGCCGACCGTTGCAGCCAACGACGCGAACTCTGACTTCGACACCAGCTTCAACTTTGGCTTCGACTTCGGCCCCAGCGAAGAGATCTCCACCATCGCGCCGGAGAACTCTGCGCCCGCACTGAACCTCTTCGCCTCGGAAGCTTCGACGGACACCAAGGCAGCGTTCGCGAATCCCTTTGCGCCCGTTACGCTGAAGTCCGCCAGCGACATCGTGCGCGAAAAGCAGACGCAGATCGTCGAAGCGCAGGGCGGCGCACACGAAGACGCCAATGTCCTCGACGAGCGCGCCTTCCGCAAGCCCGGCGATCCGGCCACGCTGCCCGAACTGATCAAGTTCCTCAACGAGCGCTCCGGCTACATCCGTGCGCTCGAAGACGAGGCGACGCCCGAGAGCTTCTCGCGCATTGAGAACTTGAAGGAACTCGCCAACGCGGCGCAGGACGCGACCTCGCGCGGCGAAACACTCTTCGAGTTCCTCGACCACGCCGCCCTCGTCTCCGACGCCGACCAGTACTCCGCCGACGCGCGCGTGACGCTGATGACGCTGCATGCCGCCAAAGGCCTCGAGTTCCCGCTCGTCTTCCTCTGCGGCATGGAGGAAGGCCTCTTCCCGCACTCGCGCTCCATCACAGACCCCACGCAGATGGAAGAAGAGCGCCGCCTCTGCTACGTCGGCATGACCCGCGCCGAGGACACGCTCATCATGAGCCGCGCGCGTTATCGCCGCCGCTACGGCAACGACATGCCGGAAAGCTCGTTACCCTCTCGATTCCTCGAGGAAGTCCCGCCGTCGCTGGTCGAAGACCTCGGCTCACCTGGCGGCGCGCTCAGCTACGGCCACAACGCCGCCTACGGCAACCGTCGCCGTGGCGGAGACGACGATTACTCCAACGACTCTGGCTACGACTACGCCGACGAATCTCAGGACCCCTCCGCCCGTCCGGCTAAGGGCTATGCCTCTCAACGCTTTGGCGGTGCCGGCAGCAGCTCCGGCGGAACGCGCTTCGGCTCCGGCCCGCTCGACAATACCGCCAAGTTCTTCGGCAAAACCGGCACAACTCCCGGCTTTGGTGGAGGCGCCAGCAAGTTCGGCGGCAAGCCGAAGATGGCCATCGCCAACCCCACCGGGAAGACCGGCAACGCCAAAGGACAGCGTGTTCGCCACCCGAAATACGGCGAAGGCGTCATCTTCGCGCGCGAAGGCGATGGGGACGACGCGAAAATCACGGTACAATTTACTAGCGTTGGCATGAAGAAGTTGGTCGAGAAGTTTGCCCAGCTTGAGAAGCTCTAGCAACTCCCAGCTCTCGCCTCGCAAAACTTTCTGAAAGAGACAAGACAATGGCAAACACCAAGAACCTCGAAAAGACCGAGCGCAAGGCAGCCAAGCGCAAGTCGCGCGCAGCCGCTCCTGCACTGGGCGAGCGCGATTACCCGCGTGGCAGCAAGAAGCAGAAGACCCGCAAGCTGAGCCGCGGCCAGTCCAAGCGCTAGTTTCTAGCAAGCATCAACGCAAACGGCAGAGCTTCGGCTCTGCCGTTTTGCGTTATGGTTCTTCTCATGCGAATCCTTGCATCCCTATTGCTGCTCTGCACCATGTCACCTTTTGCATCAGCAGAGTCGGCTCCATTTGCATGCTTCTGGGTTCGCGGGCGTCTGCACGCTTATAACGGTGCATACCCATTTCGCATCTGGATTGTAGGTACGCATCGCCTACTCGGAATCTCAGAAGACGAAGGACCGAATCTTCCCCCGAGTCTGCAGTCCATCGTGAACGGCTCAGGCGAAACGATCTTCGCTGACTTTGAGGTCTGTCCGACTCAGCCAGACAGCCCCGGATATATGCGTGAAGTCACAGTTCGGCACGTGAAGCATATTGTGCGCGTTGGTCCCGACTTATAGAGCCGTGTGATCTCGCAACCAAGCTGCCAGCGAGGCAAATACGAACTGATCGCCTTGATAGAGTCTGAGGACAAACTCTTCGGCCTCATTGGTTTTTGCCGTTAGCTCGATACCGTTGATGGTGAGGAACGGAAACATCGAGGCGAATGCTGTCGGCTTGTTGCCGTCCACAAACGGAGGGTTCTGCGACAAACTCTCCCACAGCGCAGCCACCTCTTCGATCAAGTCAGCGTAGTAGCCCGTCTGTGGTCGAAAGAGTGCCGCTTCCAGCAGACCGTAATCACGCACGCCGTTCGCGCCGCCGTATCGTGCAATCTGGTCCTCATGCATCGCAAGCACTTCTACCAGCGTGAGGTAGTCCGTCACTCAGCGAGCTTCCTGTAGAGCGGCGCAAATTCCTCGTGGCTGCGCTGGTAAGCCGCCATGACATGCGGCCTCGGGCGCCCTTGCTTGCGCTTTTCGAGGAGGTCGGTCAGAGCTTCATCCACAAGCGCCTGAAGCTGACGCCCTTCGCGCTGCGCAAGCTGTCGCACTTCGCTCAGCACAGCGGAATTCACCTGGGTAGAGAATTTTTCTCGAACTGGTGTTGCCATGCGCGGCCTCCGTGAGTTCACCTCATGATGCATCATGAACATCAAGACGCAATGAGACACTTCAAAGCTCGTTCGCCTCTACAATCACTACAAACCGGTAAATCCACGCGACGGAGCCCACGACACATCTTGCCCCGCCAAATCTTCCGCACCAAGTCCATCGACAAGCTGATCGCCGAGAGCGAGAACCCCGAACATTCGCTCAAAAAGACGCTCGGCCCCGTCTCGCTCACCGCGCTGGGCGTGGGAGCAGTCATCGGCTCGGGCATCTTCACCGTCGTCGGCACGGCCATCGGCGGCAATCCGGCCACGCTCGCCAACTGGAAAGAGTCGCCGGTCATCGACCTGATCCTG
The nucleotide sequence above comes from Granulicella cerasi. Encoded proteins:
- a CDS encoding glycosyltransferase family 4 protein, with the protein product MAPSHPPRVLLVTREPVLHQRSGSTTLVLGLLELLRAEGCEVEVFCTLACSRSPKMVFRRQAEFPAGVRFRVPGYLRMGSLYVRTMWAKAWSRDVCRAAKRLSIFKPLAWAVKKLYGEALYTNAWDLTVATDAEVAAAGREAQRFGATCVIANYAFWAPLFAQLPSQLPTMVIAHDLLSARVQRMLSAGAELDCPAIDEATEIDWLNAPKVVLAAQAAEAELLRTKLQSTVMVQPIVLKPMFTARDVRPHHCFFVGGNILPNVTGLQFFLAEVWPRVRASVPDATIEIAGSVCGAELAEFHQPGVMLLGRVDTLNELYDRAALCVVPLLVGSGIKIKLLEALSYGKAIVSTSVGVQGLEAWTTDAISVADDAESFAAAVVEAMESTTKRQQLERGAQRLVRERFSPRSEPVQTFVRMLLGQ
- a CDS encoding ATP-dependent helicase, with product MADLLSNMNPQQRDGIVSVDGPVLLLAGAGSGKTRVITHRIAYLIQERGISPDNILAVTFTNKAAKEMQERVEKIMGHDSLAKPTIATFHSFCVRALRRDIEALRVGGKGLTKSFAIYDENDQQAVIKSALKRIGIDDKSLKPRVVLGRISWAKNHMIDPQEYFLNSGNPAEEKIAHLFKIYKDELFKANALDFDDLLLETVRLLKSDASVRERYNRKYKYLLIDEYQDTNRPQYELMKLLGTHSNVCVVGDEDQSIYSWRGADIRNILEFEKDFPEARTIRLEQNYRSTAVILEGASAVVAKNTQRKGKNLFTTREGGSLIGYYEAPDGENEALFIADRVAKYLREAAAGTDNPAHNPRCAVLYRTNSQSRLVEEALRRYQVKYHMVGGFSFYDRSEIKDMLSYLKLVQNPHDSVALGRVVNSPPRGIGKTTMETLENMALSTGTSTWDAIAAAIKDKLLPARALTALGNFRRLIDDARAMMGPEFLQALEASAQPVTLPPADDERHENLAADDYFNSEPETQNSSLEANGDDTAFDFGFAEEEPAPPTVAANDANSDFDTSFNFGFDFGPSEEISTIAPENSAPALNLFASEASTDTKAAFANPFAPVTLKSASDIVREKQTQIVEAQGGAHEDANVLDERAFRKPGDPATLPELIKFLNERSGYIRALEDEATPESFSRIENLKELANAAQDATSRGETLFEFLDHAALVSDADQYSADARVTLMTLHAAKGLEFPLVFLCGMEEGLFPHSRSITDPTQMEEERRLCYVGMTRAEDTLIMSRARYRRRYGNDMPESSLPSRFLEEVPPSLVEDLGSPGGALSYGHNAAYGNRRRGGDDDYSNDSGYDYADESQDPSARPAKGYASQRFGGAGSSSGGTRFGSGPLDNTAKFFGKTGTTPGFGGGASKFGGKPKMAIANPTGKTGNAKGQRVRHPKYGEGVIFAREGDGDDAKITVQFTSVGMKKLVEKFAQLEKL
- a CDS encoding LOG family protein, producing MSVKNIAVYCASAAGARPVYREAAEELGAALAARQLGVVYGGATVGLMGAVADAVLRGGGRAIGVIPQVLVDLEVAHNGVSELHVVDTMHTRKALMMERADAFLVLPGGFGTMEELFEVITWQQLKLHEKPVVLLNLGGFYDKLLEFLDVCVREGVLKPKNRERLLVATTVDEALTLCGVD
- a CDS encoding sulfite exporter TauE/SafE family protein; the encoded protein is MVEVPFFHHIPHLRYIWMVAASTIAGVMNAMAGGGSFISFPAMLGVGVLPVQANATNTVALWPGQLTSLATLRNDVRRDLLPTVLGTCLVGAVLGAETLLHTAQNTFLRLIPWLILIGTVVFGVSGPLSRWMRKRASKHHADKPIPWLPLSLALLPICFYIGYFGAGGGFLVMTVLALFGMEDMHELNAMKVVAATTSNFVAIVTFVLTGAVLWHYCLISMVFAGFGGWGGAKFAKRVNGEVLRGIVVATGSLIAAYFFWRQYAA
- a CDS encoding ATP-binding cassette domain-containing protein, encoding MSEVLLEAKDLTKEYGAHRVVDSVSLTLHRGETLGLVGESGSGKSTVARMMLRLVEPTSGSVTLHRDGHALDLLKLSAREMRAQRRDLGMVFQDPYAALNPRMTVRQILSEPFAIHGVKPAESLDAALQTLLREVGLDGSALARYPHEFSGGQRQRVNIARALALRPEVLVLDEPVSALDVSVGAQVINLLCELQRTRQLTCLFISHSMPLVRYFCHRVAVMQRGKLVEEGSWQQVCEAPQEAYTQQLLAATPEL
- a CDS encoding type II toxin-antitoxin system death-on-curing family toxin, which produces MTDYLTLVEVLAMHEDQIARYGGANGVRDYGLLEAALFRPQTGYYADLIEEVAALWESLSQNPPFVDGNKPTAFASMFPFLTINGIELTAKTNEAEEFVLRLYQGDQFVFASLAAWLRDHTAL
- a CDS encoding DUF971 domain-containing protein, which gives rise to MSHEIKFVSAAEAAREAAIVKLTGAAIQPAKVRVDKTGGTGMEIEWRDGHKSSWSFAWLRLACPCATCNEEREAEGREPGEAKPKPKAVLPMFEAPARPREVTPVGKYALRFTWNDGHEAGLYSWDYLRNVCDEQRKPQ
- a CDS encoding ribbon-helix-helix domain-containing protein, with protein sequence MATPVREKFSTQVNSAVLSEVRQLAQREGRQLQALVDEALTDLLEKRKQGRPRPHVMAAYQRSHEEFAPLYRKLAE
- a CDS encoding YybH family protein is translated as MHRIRTACLTACLLLAGPMLGGSLLHAQTSADEQAIRTAMQRSADDWNRGDLDSFATVYKNSPDTIFMGSTVSRGYAGMLKTYKAHYATAEARGVLTFSNVEVHLLDANVATMIGNCHIERTSGKNDDCLYSLIWQKTAEGWKIVLDHSTAAPGKKS